One part of the Excalfactoria chinensis isolate bCotChi1 chromosome 8, bCotChi1.hap2, whole genome shotgun sequence genome encodes these proteins:
- the MED8 gene encoding mediator of RNA polymerase II transcription subunit 8 — MQREEKQLELTLEALISQVADLKNSLVSFIYKLENEYDRLTWPSVLDSFALLSGQLNTLNKVLKHEKTPLLRNQVIIPLVLSPDRDEEIMRQTEGRVPVFSHEVVPDHLRTKPDPEVEEQEKQLITDAARISPDGAQKQIQSLNKMCSNLLEKISKEERESESGGLRQNKQTFNPTDTNALVAAVAFGKGLSNRRPPGSGGSVQSGQPGAGAIIAGASGMQQVPMSSAPAQQQPMLAGVQMAQAGQPGKMPSGIKTNIKSASMHPYQR, encoded by the exons ATGCAG agagaggaaaagcagctggagctgACCCTGGAGGCACTCATCAGCCAGGTGGCTGACCTGAAGAACTCATTGGTCAGTTTTATCTACAAGCTGGAGAATGAGTACGATCGGCTCACATG gCCTTCAGTTCTGGACAGCTTTGCATTGCTCTCAGGGCAGCTAAACACTTTAAATAAAGTGCTAAAGCATGAGAAGACCCCACTATTGCGAAACCAGGTTATCATCCCCTTAGTGCTGTCTCCTGACCGTGATGAAGAGATCATG CGACAGACAGAGGGGCGGGTACCGGTCTTCAGCCATGAGGTCGTGCCTGACCATCTGCGAACTAAGCCTGACCCAGAGGTGgaggagcaggaaaagcaaCTGATCACAGATGCAGCTCGAATTAGCCCTGATGGAGCACAG aaacaGATCCAAAGTCTAAATAAAATGTGCTCAAATCTGCTGGAGAAAATCAGTAAGGAGGAACGTGAATCTGAAAGTGGAG gaTTACGACAGAACAAGCAGACTTTCAACCCTACAGATACCAATGCACTGGTAGCAGCTGTGGCCTTTGGGAAGGGATTATCAAACCGGCGACCCCCAGGCTCTGGAGGATCTGTCCAGTCAGGTCAACCAGGAGCTGGTGCTATCATTGCAGGGGCTTCAGGCATGCAGCAGGTGCCAATGTCAAGTGcaccagctcagcagcagccaatgCTGGCAGGAGTGCAGATGGCACAAGCAGGGCAGCCAG gaAAGATGCCAAGTggcataaaaacaaacatcaaatcTGCCTCGATGCATCCATATCAGAGATGA